A stretch of the Harpia harpyja isolate bHarHar1 chromosome 5, bHarHar1 primary haplotype, whole genome shotgun sequence genome encodes the following:
- the CFAP418 gene encoding cilia- and flagella-associated protein 418: MADDLDRLLDEVERRLCRLPGREVAGGDRRGDGEEQQQQQQQQEEEAAAAAAAAAAAAAKEGRSAKLLMSAGSSEENIDDIIDEICNDSSFTKTPLKLKSNSASLRPESNSAVVQAHRKRCCPVYLGGSSSPYGIGTNISKRTCDQLRCTACDFRVSLFNDYIWDQSCDYLFFRNNMPELSKLRAKMIKKKGARAYACQCSWRSVDELTDLQTDQQLRWVCGKHAE; the protein is encoded by the exons ATGGCGGACGACTTGGACCGGTTACTGGATGAAGTGGAGAGGCGGCTCTGCCGCCTGCCGGGGCGGGAGGTGGCGGGCGGCGACCGGCGCGGCGACGGcgaggaacagcagcagcagcagcagcagcaggaggaggaggcggcggcggcagcggcggcggcggcagcagcggcggcgaaGGAGGGCAG atcaGCTAAACTGTTAATGAGTGCTGGCAGCAGTGAAGAAAATATAGATGACATTATTGATGAAATCTGTAATGACAGCAGCTTTACCAAAACACCTCTG aaactGAAGTCTAACTCTGCAAGTCTCAGACCTGAAAGCAATAGTGCTGTTGTACAGGCTCATAGGAAAAG ATGCTGTCCAGTGTACCTGGGTGGAAGCTCTTCACCATATGGCATAGgaacaaatatttcaaaaag AACGTGTGATCAACTACGTTGTACTGCTTGCGACTTCCGTGTGTCACTTTTCAATGACTACATCTGGGATCAGTCCTGTGATTATCTTTTTTTCAG GAATAACATGCCTGAGCTCAGTAAACTAAGAGCAAAGATGATAAAGAAGAAAGGAGCACGAGCATATGCTTGTCAGTGCAGCTGGAGATCCGTTGATGAATTAACTGACCTCCAAACAGACCAGCAGCTTCGGTGGGTTTGTGGTAAACATGCAGAATGA